Within the Clarias gariepinus isolate MV-2021 ecotype Netherlands chromosome 27, CGAR_prim_01v2, whole genome shotgun sequence genome, the region GAAGAGAGTAACAGCGATATGTTCGTTTATTTGACGCACATAAGTGACGCGCTGTGAATCCAGGCAGAGGTGTCGGTCTGATCCGGGATGTGTTCCGATCCTCTTCCGAGCTGGAGTCCGACTACGGCTCACTGAGGGGGTGTGTTGCCCTAAAAACAATCCAGTGCACTTTTGCGAAGACATagctgttcctttttttaattattctcaGACAAAGACTTAAGGATTTGAGTACAGGTTTGGTCTTATCATTCCTATTTAACACGGCTTACTTGTGTTCACAGTTAACTAAAATACTTCCAAAGGCTTTCCACATCAGTGtgtcctgtctgtgtgtgactgtgtgaggGACATCAAAGCTTCTCATGAGCCTACAGTATTATCAGCCATCTTGTGTCTCAGCAtgtataacataataataataataataataatacatctgttttcagattttgttgAGCTTCTGGTCGTCCCATTTGGTCTGTCCTGctaaaagacagagacagagagagagagagagagagagtagggcAGCTGTGAAGTCCCAGACAGGGTCATGCATTCGGCAACAAGGCGAAAGAAGGCAGGCCTGGTACGGTACACATCAGCGTGTATTCCAGCATAACACTATCACCATTTCAGTTTTGATGGCATGAGTGATGTGCTGTGTCCTAATTTGGGACCCCAAAGCAAAAGTGATCTCATTCAGCTCTCCGCAGGTCAGAAATCATTCTCAGGAGCGTGCAGACGTACAGAAACACTGCCAAGACTCCATCTTTCAGGCATCGCCCGGTCTTGCCAAGTCAGAGCAGTCGAACACCGTGCTTTTCTTACAGTCCAGCAATGTCAATCTGCAATACCGGTAATCCCATTTGGTTTATGTTCAACTCCATTGTATTCAGCACATTTGTGAGTGTTCTGTGTGTTAACACTAAACCCAATAAATCATCCTACACactaatacttaatgcttctctTAGTGTTGTCTGTTGTCCTATTGCTTGTGCGATGATGTGGGACATTGTATGAATTTGTCATGTCTTTGACAGTGTCCAAATTCTTTTTCAGAGATCATAAGAGTACATTTAGGAAATACGACTTTGCAGTTGGTCTCATTGGCTTGATGATATATGCTGATTCACAGAAACATTATAATCCCATTGTTTAACCCCATTATTTAaggaatgttaaaaataattagtaatTGGTTCCTTATATTATTAACTACTTATCATTCAGGTTGGTTTTTTGCAACATTTCTAAAAGAAGTTGCTTCCCATtatcacttacatttacatttgggcatttggcaacaacttacatttttatctcattacacatctgagggttaagggccttgctcaagggcccgacagtggcaacttggtggttgtggggtttgaacctgggatcaaGCTAGGGAACAAtagaaccgtagtccaatgccttatccactgagctacccctggcccacttGCGAtttagcagctataaacagtatCTTCATCAtgcccttttctttcttttctttctttaattcttttctttattttctttcttttgtctaATCAACTTCCCTGAAGTACTAAGCACCTGAGACACCCAAGTCTTctttcataaatgttaaaaaaaatgcctcTTTCCAGAAATCAGTGATTATATGAGTTTGTTCAATAATAACAtggttcaaggtggaggtgggtctgcatcaaggatcggctctaagcccctttttgtttgctctggtgatggacaggatgacagatgaggtaagacagaaGTCTCCagggactatgatgtttgcagatgacattgtgctttgtagcgagagcagggaacaggtgaaggaaaatttggagaggtggaggtatgctctggaatgcagaggaatgaaggttagctgcagtaagatggaatacatgtgtgtgaatgagagggacccaggaggatcggtgaggctacagggagcagaggtaaagaaggtgcaggattttaagtacgtagggtcaacggtccagagcaacggagagtgtttaAAAGAGgggaagaggcgggtacaggcagtttggaatgggtggagaaaagtgtcaggtgtgttgtgcgataaaagagtatcagcgatgatgaaaggaaaggtgtacaggacagtggtgagaccagcgatgctctacggcttagagacagtggcgctgaagaaaagacaggaggcagagttggcgGTAGcaaagctgaagatgttgaggttctctttgggagtgacaaggatggataggatcaagaatgagtttatcagagggacaacccactttagatgttttggagataaagtcagagaggccagattgaggtggtttggacatgttcagaggagaaattgtaaatatatcggtagaaggatgctgaggtttgaactgccaggcaggaggtctagaggaagaccaaagaggagatttatggatgcagtgagagaggacatgaagttagttggtgtgagagaagaggatgcagaggatagggttagatggaggcaaatgattcactgtggcgacccctgaaagggaacagcccaaagacaaagaagaagttcAATAATAACATGCTTTGAACATGCTTATTATTCGTCTTGGCTTTCAGTATGTGGAGCTTCCATTCTAAATGAAAAGTGATTGCATATGAGGGCTGTCCTGAAGGTAATGCAAAAGTGagcataactttttttattaaccgACATAGTTTGTCTCAGTTGCACATTTTGGTAGATTATCTCTCCCTCTATGCAAAGATACTACTCAacatagtctccatcacaagtcaTGTATGTGTGCCATCGTTTAACCCAACTCTTGGATTTTATTGCAGTCAACGTTCTCCCACTGACTGGCTTGACTTTGATGCAAATTTCCACTTTCTTAAGCTTCTTCGTGTGCACATTGCTTGTGTCAATGGTGTAATTTCTATAAACATtctgtagctcagtggtagaccATCAACTGCTACAAAAGGGATTTTTATAGAGTATTTGAGATTTGGGTTAATGATGGCGCAAATTCAGGCTTGTGATGGAGACCATGTTGTGTAGTACCTTTGTACAGAGGAAGCAttactctaccaacatgtgCGATTTGAACAACCTATGTCaggtaataaaaatgttatacctacttttgcattactttaagTGCTGACCTGCAATGTCAGTCTGTCTCTGTCCGATCACAGTCGTGCTATAAAtacatgtaaaacattttttaataactttatcCTGCATTTTGAATCAGAGACACATCACATCATGCATACTCTTGAAATATAGgtctatttataaataaatttatttatatctcTGTGTCATATCTCTGTTACAGGAGTCTTGAATCAGTAGAGATGGATGAAATAATGGCTGCGATGGTCCTCACCAGTCTGTCCTGCAGTCCCGTGATCCAAAGCTCTTCACAGAGAGATCCTTTACCACGtaaattatatctttatttaCTGAAGTCGTTTGGTGATTTAttggcatgtacagtatataaatgtatataaagaatGAGAAGAGAAGTTATAACTGACACTGAAGGCATAGTCCTAATCAGTGACCCCCGATATATGCCCGGTATATGCCATGTGGTTGAAAGGACATGAAAGTGCCCTGGTATAGCATCCAACTAAATTACCCTCCATTCACCCATGTTCCTCACGACCCACGGTTCTCCATATGCACTTTCCAGATGGCTCACTGGATATGGAGTGTGGTGGAGGGGAGCTGTCAGACAGCGGCAGCAGTGGCTACTGGAGCTGGGAGCACAGCAGTGTCAGTCCTGCTCCCTCACCCTCTGTCACCGACACTGACAGCAGCATGGGGCAGCGGACAGATGAGGGGCTGCACATAGAGCTGGATCTGGCAGCAGGTGACGAGCATGAGATCAGACAGTGTATGGTGAGAGATGTGTAAGATgtgtaagataaaaaaaatcttaaaaatgtttaacattattaGACTGTTTAGGCTGTTTTCCTCCGGTTGTGATAGACTTCAAGCAGGGGAGTATATAGGTGTCTGTGGCCCGGCTGCGGCAAAGTGCTGACATCACGGGTTGGGATAAAGCGGCACATTCGCATTCTCCATCTCGGGTGAGCTTGTCACTTCAGGAACAAGTGTATGAAGGACTGTATATATTTGTCCTAAATCACATAACTGTACTGATGGAACCAACTCATATTCTTCTCATACACAGCGGAGCAGAACAGTCTCATAGAGAAGaagatttttattatactgAAGTCTTCTCCGAAGAAGATGAACCAACGTCTCCGTCTTTATCTTCGTCATTCACCAGTGCACTTTGGTCCTCGTACAGCTCCGCCCCCAGCCAGCACACTTCCCGAAATGCCCGGTCATCTTCCAGCACTCTCAGCCAATCTGCCCCCGGTAGTGTGTGGCAGATACATACGGAACATCTCTACCAGGTGAAGCTCTCCTGTTTTAGCTCGCTTTGTCGAAGCAACATAGCACGAGAACAGAAGACAGTCGTGCAGACCAAAGAGTCTAGTTGCACTTGCACAGTTGTGCTTTTGAATGATTCTGAGTATGCATAGTTTACATGTTTGCTTCTCTGAGTTGATTATGAATTGCCCTTCTGTATGCCCAACTTGTGTAGGATTTTACAAAGGGACAGCCAATATTCGTTTATGTAGcctaattttcatttttataattcaCTTTTCCAGGCTTGTGCACCCATTGAGGTAACCACATCCCCAAACTCTTCATCCTCCTGCGATTGCACTTTAGCTGCATTCCCTCTGAGGCCTCAGGTACgtcttactgtacatacacacatgtacatgcACATATCGTTTAAACACCAAGGAGTTTTCTGCTGCTTGCATTTTAAGACCTCATGAAATGACACACATGCTGGAAGCCTAGGAACCAATGTGTAAGCCAATCAGACCGTAGTGAACTTGTGCTTCTGAATAAAAAGCACACTATTTCTACtgaattatacagtacattataaataatgacATCTGCATGGTCTCATAACTGATTTTCCTGATTTCTTTATAATTTTCCTAGCAATACCCTATCTAGTTTTAAAGGTTgcttattttactaatttttttaaacaattggaCACATGTCTCAGAGCCCTCCCAAAGTATGTGTTAATGTCCAGATGAAGTACCGCTtcgataatgcatttttatcaCTTAAACCCTCTTTGCTTCACTCCACCTTCGCCGAGCGTGCAGTTTTAGTGTCTATTTAAATGAACAACTgataagccacgcccctccagagaacagcagagctgagcaccAAGCTGTGGGGAGGGAATCTTCTTCATGAAGGGGACAATCAATGGGATTGTTTAAACCCCAGacaatacaaaaatgaaaaattgaattaaaatgaaatgagac harbors:
- the znf395b gene encoding zinc finger protein 395b, producing MHSATRRKKAGLVRNHSQERADVQKHCQDSIFQASPGLAKSEQSNTVLFLQSSNVNLQYRSLESVEMDEIMAAMVLTSLSCSPVIQSSSQRDPLPHGSLDMECGGGELSDSGSSGYWSWEHSSVSPAPSPSVTDTDSSMGQRTDEGLHIELDLAAGDEHEIRQCMTSSRGVYRCLWPGCGKVLTSRVGIKRHIRILHLGGAEQSHREEDFYYTEVFSEEDEPTSPSLSSSFTSALWSSYSSAPSQHTSRNARSSSSTLSQSAPGSVWQIHTEHLYQACAPIEVTTSPNSSSSCDCTLAAFPLRPQVSMSRSRSVSMGEQWLQRNNTPTRSHTLSASPSRGQCSSRKGRGEARKCRKVYGVERREQWCTACRWKKACQRFPD